A stretch of the Solanum dulcamara chromosome 6, daSolDulc1.2, whole genome shotgun sequence genome encodes the following:
- the LOC129893418 gene encoding uncharacterized protein LOC129893418 isoform X2, with amino-acid sequence MECWVPLFQIFLNSPCPETEASLWLQQPFNQPGATAISTSSFLSLLTRPTEITITGSPSPSHTKRVVWIQTLPNAVQARILTFLLYDCRRFCETDLCQLAETMLKESKELDFWVKRAAHQLLDVVSSSAHERLSCLNLDSEEEKMEDEFRSLPDWLKDDINDIDLMLPWLPISQKQFNLAMQFKSCGEYDDHMTEFEEDRREIVDEFIEVADQEVINEVDEYLNAKVEEMAVRLKVPLLYLQSTAKAVELAGGIRQLCKGGSQSLAILGIIEPWRVDDETAAVLVSNLLDGNEDELGWPSHVLCSVILPKLLVLKEPASRVLLTATVEYSKVHQRAAEYALLLPLILRMDGINSPICDVITRIVRESLHRGHVSAFCQKLLSDEDDLKKFICLPCHQCLIGNKLQGSNP; translated from the exons ATGGAATGTTGGGTACCATTGTTTCAAATATTCTTGAACTCCCCTTGTCCAGAAACCGAGGCATCCCTATGGTTACAACAACCTTTCAACCAGCCTGGGGCCACCGCCATTTCAACAAGCTCCTTTCTTTCACTGCTTACCAGACCCACCGAGATCACCATTACCGGTTCTCCTTCTCCATCTCACACAAAAAG GGTTGTGTGGATTCAGACTCTACCGAATGCTGTTCAAGCTCGCATTTTAACATTTCTTCTTTATGATTGCCGGAGATTTTGTGAAACAGACTTGTGTCAGCTTGCGGAAACTATGTTGAAGGAAAGCAAAGAACTTGATTTTTGGGTTAAGCGGGCTGCACATCAGCTGCTTGACGTTGTGTCTAGTTCAGCCCATGAACGGTTGTCCTGCTTGAACTTGGAttctgaagaagaaaaaatggagGATGAGTTTAGGTCATTACCAGATTGGCTTAAGGATGACATCAATGACATTGATTTGATGCTTCCCTGGCTGCCTATATCACAGAAACAGTTCAACTTGGCAATGCAATTCAAGAGTTGTGGTGAATATGATGATCATATGACTGAATTTGAAGAGGATAGACGAGAAATTGTGGATGAATTCATTGAGGTGGCTGATCAAGAAGTGATTAACGAGGTAGATGAATACTTGAATGCTAAAGTTGAGGAAATGGCAGTGCGCTTGAAAGTCCCATTGTTGTATCTTCAGTCTACTGCTAAGGCCGTGGAATTGGCTGGGGGAATTCGTCAACTTTGTAAAGGAGGAAGTCAGTCTTTGGCTATTTTGGGTATAATTGAACCTTGGAGAGTTGATGATGAGACAGCTGCAGTTTTAGTGTCCAATCTTCTAGATGGGAATGAAGATGAACTTGGTTGGCCCAGTCACGTTCTTTGCTCTGTTATTCTTCCCAAGTTGTTGGTTTTGAAAGAACCAGCTTCTCGTGTATTATTAACGGCAACAGTAGAGTACTCTAAGGTTCATCAGAGAGCTGCTGAGTATGCACTGCTATTGCCTCTGATACTTAGAATGGATGGCATAAATAGCCCTATTTGTGACGTGATAACTAGGATAGTTAGAGAATCTTTGCACCGAGGCCATGTTTCTGCCTTCTGCCAGAAACTTCTCAGTGACGAGGACGATCTGAAGAAATTCATCTGCCTTCCCTGTCATCAATGCTTAATTGGCAATAAATTG CAGGGTTCAAACCCGTGA
- the LOC129893418 gene encoding uncharacterized protein LOC129893418 isoform X1, with translation MECWVPLFQIFLNSPCPETEASLWLQQPFNQPGATAISTSSFLSLLTRPTEITITGSPSPSHTKRVVWIQTLPNAVQARILTFLLYDCRRFCETDLCQLAETMLKESKELDFWVKRAAHQLLDVVSSSAHERLSCLNLDSEEEKMEDEFRSLPDWLKDDINDIDLMLPWLPISQKQFNLAMQFKSCGEYDDHMTEFEEDRREIVDEFIEVADQEVINEVDEYLNAKVEEMAVRLKVPLLYLQSTAKAVELAGGIRQLCKGGSQSLAILGIIEPWRVDDETAAVLVSNLLDGNEDELGWPSHVLCSVILPKLLVLKEPASRVLLTATVEYSKVHQRAAEYALLLPLILRMDGINSPICDVITRIVRESLHRGHVSAFCQKLLSDEDDLKKFICLPCHQCLIGNKLVWTESLFNLMQNILNHNIHLTQDSVDRLVQHAWESADRFSKSLKFGNFLLCFVTKCSPMLKSQKSLLTEATQHTNSLVTKSVLSKLSSL, from the exons ATGGAATGTTGGGTACCATTGTTTCAAATATTCTTGAACTCCCCTTGTCCAGAAACCGAGGCATCCCTATGGTTACAACAACCTTTCAACCAGCCTGGGGCCACCGCCATTTCAACAAGCTCCTTTCTTTCACTGCTTACCAGACCCACCGAGATCACCATTACCGGTTCTCCTTCTCCATCTCACACAAAAAG GGTTGTGTGGATTCAGACTCTACCGAATGCTGTTCAAGCTCGCATTTTAACATTTCTTCTTTATGATTGCCGGAGATTTTGTGAAACAGACTTGTGTCAGCTTGCGGAAACTATGTTGAAGGAAAGCAAAGAACTTGATTTTTGGGTTAAGCGGGCTGCACATCAGCTGCTTGACGTTGTGTCTAGTTCAGCCCATGAACGGTTGTCCTGCTTGAACTTGGAttctgaagaagaaaaaatggagGATGAGTTTAGGTCATTACCAGATTGGCTTAAGGATGACATCAATGACATTGATTTGATGCTTCCCTGGCTGCCTATATCACAGAAACAGTTCAACTTGGCAATGCAATTCAAGAGTTGTGGTGAATATGATGATCATATGACTGAATTTGAAGAGGATAGACGAGAAATTGTGGATGAATTCATTGAGGTGGCTGATCAAGAAGTGATTAACGAGGTAGATGAATACTTGAATGCTAAAGTTGAGGAAATGGCAGTGCGCTTGAAAGTCCCATTGTTGTATCTTCAGTCTACTGCTAAGGCCGTGGAATTGGCTGGGGGAATTCGTCAACTTTGTAAAGGAGGAAGTCAGTCTTTGGCTATTTTGGGTATAATTGAACCTTGGAGAGTTGATGATGAGACAGCTGCAGTTTTAGTGTCCAATCTTCTAGATGGGAATGAAGATGAACTTGGTTGGCCCAGTCACGTTCTTTGCTCTGTTATTCTTCCCAAGTTGTTGGTTTTGAAAGAACCAGCTTCTCGTGTATTATTAACGGCAACAGTAGAGTACTCTAAGGTTCATCAGAGAGCTGCTGAGTATGCACTGCTATTGCCTCTGATACTTAGAATGGATGGCATAAATAGCCCTATTTGTGACGTGATAACTAGGATAGTTAGAGAATCTTTGCACCGAGGCCATGTTTCTGCCTTCTGCCAGAAACTTCTCAGTGACGAGGACGATCTGAAGAAATTCATCTGCCTTCCCTGTCATCAATGCTTAATTGGCAATAAATTGGTATGGACGGAATCATTATTCAATTTGATGCAAAATATCCTAAATCATAACATTCATTTGACTCAGGACTCAGTTGATAGATTGGTTCAGCATGCTTGGGAATCTGCTGACAGGTTTTcaaagtctttgaaatttggaaactttttattatgttttgtcaCCAAATGTTCTCCTATGTTGAAGTCCCAAAAGTCCTTACTCACAGAAGCCACTCAGCATACTAATTCTCTGGTGACCAAATCTGTATTGTCAAAATTGTCTAGTTTGTAA
- the LOC129893419 gene encoding 1-aminocyclopropane-1-carboxylate oxidase 1 — protein sequence MEIPVIDLSKFEGEERSATMALLHQACEKWGFFMIENHGIDTYLMDNVKQLVNQHYEANMKKRFYESELPMSLEKKGNISNTDWESTFFVWHRPTSNIYEIQGLSKELCKAVDDYIDQLIKLAENLSELMCENLGLEKSHIKEAFSGSKGPSVGTKLAIYPQCPRPDLVRGLREHTDAGGIILLLQDEQVPGLQFFKDGHWVNIPPSKNNRIFVNIGDQIEILSNGVYKSIQHRVMAEKDGNRLSIATFYNPAGEAIISPAPKLLYPCHLRFQDYLNLYIKTKFAEKGPRFESAKTLANGH from the exons ATGGAGATTCCGGTAATCGACTTGAGTAAGTTTGAAGGTGAGGAGAGAAGTGCAACCATGGCACTTCTCCATCAGGCTTGTGAGAAATGGGGCTTTTTTATG ATAGAGAACCATGGAATTGACACTTACTTGATGGACAATGTGAAGCAGCTGGTGAATCAGCACTACGAAGCCAACATGAAGAAACGGTTCTATGAATCGGAGCTACCTATGAGCTTAGAGAAGAAAGGAAACATCAGCAACACAGACTGGGAAAGCACATTCTTTGTTTGGCATCGTCCAACTTCCAACATCTATGAGATTCAAGGTCTCTCAAAGGAGCTTTG CAAAGCAGTAGATGACTATATTGATCAGCTGATCAAACTTGCAGAAAATCTTTCAGAACTAATGTGTGAGAACCTTGGCCTAGAGAAGAGTCACATCAAGGAAGCATTTTCAGGGAGCAAGGGTCCTTCTGTTGGAACAAAACTGGCGATATATCCTCAATGTCCTCGCCCTGATTTGGTCAGAGGATTGCGTGAGCATACAGATGCTGGTGGTATCATTCTCTTACTCCAAGACGAACAAGTTCCTGGTCTGCAATTCTTCAAAGACGGACATTGGGTGAACATCCCACCTTCAAAGAACAACAGAATTTTTGTAAACATCGGTGATCAAATCGAAATTTTGAGCAACGGGGTGTATAAGAGTATTCAACACCGAGTGATGGCTGAAAAGGACGGGAATAGACTTTCCATTGCCACCTTTTACAACCCTGCGGGTGAGGCCATCATTTCTCCAGCACCAAAGCTCCTGTATCCCTGCCATCTCCGCTTTCAAGATTATCTGAATCTTTATATCAAAACCAAATTTGCCGAAAAAGGCCCCAGATTTGAGTCTGCGAAAACATTGGCCAATGGGCATTGA